Proteins encoded in a region of the Chryseobacterium piperi genome:
- a CDS encoding condensation domain-containing protein, whose product MKRRLLFGERMLLGDGTEPFNAVIAFRLKGDFKEENIRHALYQIQAKHPWLRALITHDEKNIPWFEVPQPTIPIPMRIVVRKGENDWQEESKREWHTIFDYEKFPLIRFVWIKGEGVSDMLFAFHHCLSDGGAAMAFLYEFLMVLDHPAADIGIENPILGIEDVVPSAILTNRRQRLKAKFIGRLAATAIKYIPVRKKMVERKNDYLIHWKLDKAISQQLISYCKSMGVTVNTFLSAAVLHAFKKVRGTAAFNKVSCPVDIRRFAPQIKEDHIFAFGLMIVISSNEKMSFLDNLALMQEEVERKTSKLNPYMTMMVMESGHDALKNFTNLLKRGKSSNDCMFSNLGRIQIPHEYKEFTLDTIFSPSVIGPLGNTTTMVVSTFRGEMDFTFMGSEGYLPHSEALAIRDEMIESIKLQLEYIAVS is encoded by the coding sequence ATGAAAAGAAGATTGTTATTTGGCGAGCGCATGCTCCTGGGGGATGGAACAGAACCCTTCAATGCGGTTATTGCTTTCAGGCTAAAGGGTGACTTCAAAGAAGAAAACATCAGACATGCCTTATATCAGATTCAGGCTAAGCATCCTTGGCTACGAGCACTCATTACCCATGATGAAAAAAATATTCCATGGTTTGAAGTTCCTCAGCCTACCATACCTATTCCCATGAGAATCGTGGTCCGAAAAGGAGAAAATGACTGGCAGGAAGAGTCTAAAAGAGAATGGCATACGATCTTTGATTATGAAAAATTCCCTCTTATCCGATTCGTATGGATTAAGGGAGAGGGAGTATCCGATATGCTTTTTGCTTTCCATCATTGTTTGTCTGATGGTGGAGCCGCAATGGCATTTCTATATGAATTTCTGATGGTATTGGATCATCCGGCTGCTGATATCGGAATTGAAAACCCTATCCTTGGAATTGAAGATGTCGTTCCATCTGCTATTTTAACGAATCGCAGACAGCGGCTTAAAGCAAAATTTATTGGAAGACTCGCAGCCACAGCCATTAAATATATTCCGGTACGGAAAAAAATGGTTGAGCGAAAAAACGATTATCTGATTCATTGGAAGCTTGATAAAGCAATCAGTCAGCAGCTCATCTCTTATTGCAAATCGATGGGAGTTACGGTGAACACTTTTTTAAGTGCAGCAGTACTTCATGCATTTAAAAAAGTAAGAGGAACAGCAGCATTTAACAAGGTTTCATGTCCGGTAGATATAAGACGTTTTGCACCACAAATAAAAGAAGATCATATTTTCGCTTTTGGGCTGATGATTGTTATTTCATCCAACGAAAAAATGAGCTTTTTGGATAATTTGGCTCTGATGCAGGAAGAAGTGGAACGTAAAACCTCCAAGCTCAATCCATACATGACGATGATGGTCATGGAATCAGGACACGATGCTCTGAAAAATTTCACCAATTTGTTGAAACGGGGTAAGTCCTCAAATGACTGTATGTTTTCAAACCTGGGACGTATTCAGATTCCTCATGAATATAAAGAATTTACGTTGGACACAATTTTCAGTCCTTCGGTGATTGGTCCTTTGGGTAATACCACAACCATGGTGGTTTCTACATTCAGAGGCGAAATGGATTTCACTTTCATGGGGAGCGAAGGGTATTTACCACATTCGGAGGCTTTGGCTATCCGTGATGAGATGATCGAATCGATTAAACTGCAACTGGAATATATAGCCGTATCATAA
- a CDS encoding glycosyltransferase, whose protein sequence is MAKFVFIVPPLTGHVNPTLSIGATLLERGHQVAWISLDNNLSAKLPAGGELLLIQYDQTDDEKRESEQYLDIISKKVVYGIDSIKFLYEDVLIPLNRHCYNGIVTLLKAYQPDLIIGDHQLFAAPIAAKALGLPYCTSVTAPAAIKIISELPKVHEWEVNQIMALQEELGVKENHSLACSDLLTLVLTSQYFFGEMDLPSNYQFTGPVLTERRIACEFDWDAFKSSTKKKILVSIGTTFDHDHKKAFFQKVVDAFKDKDLTVVVVSDPQLFDSWPENFMVYQQVPQLDLLPHLDAVVCHGGHNTVSEALSNGLPLVVIPIAYDQSHVAGRVVRTGAGERLNFNRFKANHLQEAVEQVLSNESYREAAQAVRQSFIDAGGTATAADLLEQTLISQPKQVKPHSKFLFVIPPFFGHISPTLSVGASLIARGHEVKWFGITPLDSKHIPEGGSYYYPEEDLIPYQEEIQRILKRQDDGPACSGPEVMKLALEETYVPFAKMMMPGLTRLTENWRPDVIVNDCITFGGALFAHKHQIPCVTTTPVPPDVMGDTEKSAPKIFEWQQNLIKDLQKEVGITDDGIFIHSHQLNLVFTSQAFAGFDTVPSHMRFVGPVKGRPNNSPFDWEKLNAATTPKIFVSLGTLLVDIRKAFFEKVIAAFADQPVTVVAATPPEIFEEWPSNFIVSGFVPQSALMPHMDMVICHGGFNTVNDTFYNGLPMLITPIAYDHFHIAKLIEQAGCGIGIRYKRLRVDALRETAFELLENPKYRAAAKEVQHTFITAGGNDKAVELLENFVQEERSTLVSV, encoded by the coding sequence ATGGCTAAATTTGTATTTATAGTTCCACCATTGACAGGACATGTCAATCCAACCTTAAGCATCGGTGCTACTCTGTTAGAAAGAGGACATCAGGTGGCATGGATCAGTCTTGATAACAATCTTAGCGCTAAACTTCCTGCCGGAGGAGAGCTCTTACTTATTCAATACGATCAGACTGATGATGAAAAAAGAGAAAGTGAACAATATCTCGATATTATTTCAAAAAAAGTAGTGTATGGTATTGACAGCATCAAGTTTCTTTATGAAGATGTTCTCATTCCTTTAAACAGACACTGTTATAACGGTATTGTTACCTTACTTAAAGCATATCAACCCGATTTAATTATTGGTGACCATCAGCTCTTCGCTGCACCCATCGCTGCAAAGGCTCTGGGTCTTCCCTATTGTACCTCCGTTACGGCACCGGCTGCCATTAAAATAATCAGTGAGCTTCCTAAAGTTCATGAATGGGAAGTCAACCAAATCATGGCATTACAGGAAGAACTGGGTGTAAAAGAAAACCATTCTTTGGCTTGTTCAGATTTACTAACCCTGGTCTTAACTTCACAATATTTCTTTGGTGAAATGGACTTACCTTCCAATTACCAGTTCACAGGTCCTGTTCTTACGGAACGACGTATAGCATGTGAATTTGATTGGGATGCCTTTAAAAGCAGTACCAAAAAGAAAATTCTGGTCAGTATCGGCACCACCTTCGATCATGATCATAAAAAAGCCTTTTTCCAAAAAGTAGTGGATGCATTTAAAGACAAAGACTTAACGGTTGTTGTCGTTTCCGATCCTCAGCTTTTTGACAGCTGGCCGGAAAATTTCATGGTGTACCAGCAGGTTCCACAATTGGATCTATTACCTCATCTTGATGCCGTTGTTTGTCACGGTGGACATAATACGGTTTCTGAAGCACTTTCGAACGGACTTCCGCTGGTTGTGATTCCAATCGCATATGATCAGTCTCATGTTGCCGGACGCGTTGTACGTACAGGAGCTGGTGAGCGTCTCAATTTCAACAGATTTAAGGCTAATCATTTACAGGAAGCTGTAGAACAGGTTTTAAGCAATGAAAGTTACCGGGAAGCAGCTCAAGCTGTCCGTCAGTCTTTTATTGATGCCGGAGGCACAGCAACTGCAGCAGATTTGCTCGAACAAACATTGATTAGTCAACCCAAACAGGTAAAACCACATTCTAAATTTTTATTTGTTATCCCTCCGTTTTTCGGACACATCAGCCCAACATTAAGTGTGGGTGCCAGCCTCATTGCCCGTGGGCATGAAGTAAAATGGTTCGGTATTACTCCATTGGACAGCAAACATATTCCGGAAGGAGGATCGTATTATTATCCTGAAGAAGATCTAATTCCGTATCAGGAGGAAATCCAGCGTATTTTAAAAAGACAGGATGATGGCCCCGCATGCTCGGGACCTGAGGTGATGAAACTGGCGTTGGAGGAAACGTATGTTCCGTTTGCTAAGATGATGATGCCGGGATTAACCCGCCTTACAGAAAACTGGCGACCTGATGTTATTGTAAACGACTGTATTACTTTTGGAGGAGCCCTCTTCGCTCATAAGCATCAAATTCCTTGTGTGACTACCACTCCCGTTCCACCGGATGTGATGGGCGATACTGAGAAAAGCGCCCCTAAGATATTTGAATGGCAGCAAAATCTGATTAAAGATCTCCAAAAGGAAGTAGGAATTACAGACGACGGTATTTTCATTCACTCGCATCAATTAAATCTTGTGTTTACATCACAGGCATTCGCAGGTTTTGACACTGTTCCGTCGCATATGAGATTTGTAGGTCCCGTAAAAGGACGTCCAAACAACAGTCCCTTTGATTGGGAAAAACTAAACGCAGCTACCACACCGAAAATATTTGTATCATTAGGCACATTGCTGGTCGATATCAGAAAGGCCTTTTTTGAAAAGGTGATTGCTGCATTTGCCGATCAACCTGTCACCGTTGTAGCGGCCACTCCACCGGAAATATTTGAAGAATGGCCTTCTAATTTCATCGTGAGCGGATTTGTGCCCCAGTCAGCCTTAATGCCTCATATGGATATGGTGATCTGCCATGGAGGTTTCAATACCGTGAATGATACTTTCTACAATGGATTACCAATGTTAATCACTCCTATTGCTTACGACCATTTTCATATTGCAAAATTAATTGAGCAGGCCGGTTGTGGAATTGGAATCCGATACAAAAGATTAAGGGTTGATGCCCTTCGCGAAACGGCTTTTGAATTACTCGAAAATCCTAAATACAGAGCTGCCGCTAAAGAGGTTCAGCATACCTTTATTACTGCAGGCGGAAATGATAAGGCTGTAGAGCTTTTAGAGAATTTTGTACAAGAAGAACGTTCAACTTTAGTTTCCGTTTAA
- a CDS encoding alpha/beta fold hydrolase has translation MPIITVDNRKVHIQELNKDAKQTVVLIHGMFSNLSIYYFNIAPVLAQHFHVVMYDLKSHGMSERFPDGYDLDNMSSDLISLMDYLQLEKVHLVGYSFGGLVALKTALKYPDRVNQLVIMEAPDPRDDKTRNIIDEYSKEFLEHYVANFTDTTKVQMGKRQMEKNHRMYEFLFEQTSIKADMIREKNFLNEVPLHDLAVPTLLLYGSGSNCRPTGEFLQSQIVLSELELIPGDHNIPIQEPHQIAETIVHFLSKSKTQNHG, from the coding sequence ATGCCAATAATTACTGTTGACAATAGAAAAGTTCATATACAGGAACTCAACAAAGATGCTAAACAAACCGTGGTGCTCATCCACGGTATGTTCAGCAATCTGTCCATTTACTATTTTAATATTGCTCCTGTCCTGGCTCAGCATTTCCATGTTGTGATGTATGATTTAAAAAGCCACGGCATGAGTGAGCGTTTTCCGGATGGATATGATCTGGACAACATGTCATCCGACCTTATTAGTTTGATGGATTATCTCCAGCTCGAAAAAGTACATCTTGTAGGATACAGTTTCGGAGGCCTTGTTGCCCTTAAAACCGCTTTGAAATATCCTGACCGTGTAAATCAGCTGGTGATTATGGAAGCTCCGGATCCGAGAGATGACAAAACACGTAATATTATTGACGAATATAGTAAAGAGTTCCTTGAACATTATGTAGCTAATTTCACAGACACCACAAAAGTTCAGATGGGCAAAAGGCAAATGGAAAAAAACCATCGTATGTATGAGTTTCTATTTGAGCAGACCAGCATTAAAGCAGATATGATACGGGAAAAAAATTTCCTGAATGAAGTTCCTCTCCATGATCTGGCTGTTCCTACTTTGTTACTTTACGGTTCTGGGTCCAACTGCAGACCTACAGGCGAATTTCTACAATCGCAAATCGTCTTGTCTGAATTGGAATTAATTCCTGGTGATCACAATATCCCTATCCAGGAACCTCATCAGATAGCAGAAACTATCGTTCATTTTTTATCTAAATCTAAAACACAAAACCATGGCTAA
- a CDS encoding acyl carrier protein gives MDTLNPTLKMNHEELFTLLKGFITEVIGKEFVEEMNITPESSFTKDLEMDSIEIVSFSEKIKAHFGDQIDFTGWLSSMDLDQLINLDLSMIINYIYECQ, from the coding sequence ATGGACACTCTAAACCCAACATTAAAAATGAATCATGAGGAACTTTTTACACTTTTAAAAGGTTTTATTACTGAAGTGATCGGTAAAGAATTTGTAGAAGAAATGAATATTACTCCGGAAAGCTCATTCACCAAAGACCTCGAAATGGACAGTATAGAAATTGTTTCTTTTTCTGAAAAGATCAAAGCCCATTTTGGCGATCAGATTGATTTCACCGGTTGGTTGTCTTCTATGGACCTTGACCAATTGATCAACCTTGACCTTAGTATGATTATCAATTATATCTACGAATGCCAATAA
- a CDS encoding type I polyketide synthase has product MKKTDVAVIGLSCVFPGAQDAQTFWQNIINKVDSTELAPADRIDPVHFSDATSPVDRFYCKRGGFIPDYEFDPTAFGILPLAVEGTEPDHLLTLDLVQKALEDAGVFQKKISLEKTGIIIGKGNYTGPGATRAIEIVRTGEQISSLLQELLPEVSSADIEKVKYAFQERKGRFAADTAMGLIPNLVASLVANRFNLGGAAFTVDAACASALLAVDHAVQELHRGRCDMVIAGGVHTGQNAAFWSIFAQLGAMSRQQQIKPFSMDADGLLIGEGCGFVVLKRLEDAVRDQDKIYAVIKGVGISSDGNGTSVMSPSVKGQLKALEQAWHNADLDEKKIGYLEAHGTGTPLGDKTELQTLAQFFGKEETAQAAGIGSVKSNIGHAMPAAGIAGLIKTCLALHHDILPPTLYCENPIADMQQTRFAPVQEAKNWSKTGLPKVAAVNAFGFGGINAHVVLEGYDMPKKDPVLLLARATREELLSALQNNETTIGEGNYRIALFDPTPERIEKAIKIVSKNNSWRNKQDIWYTSTPLLQDGGKIAFVFPGLDGLAKGEVDSVSRYFGLTEPIETEGEGLLTDALGVFNKCCILDHSLKKLGIVPDMNAGHSLGEWLAGYSSELAEANSVKALIDVLHPETFELKDSKFIAIGTGIDTITPLIGQIPNLYVSNDNCPNQVILCGSNAALDELVPLLKSKQIFHQVLPFQSGFHSPFIADQLDVILAGMEKAQFQQTKIPLWSATTLAPYPADQDAIRKLSAEHLVQPVRFRELTDKLYEEGARFFIQVGTGGLIGFIDDTLKGKAFSTIASSTPTRSALAQLQRVVAALFVEGKMTALDFLNLHSSSKKPSGKGIKLQLGSPIVRDFKEIKSLTPSFDASRKNKVSATVAKTGHPLVQAFQENIEDMIRMQEEVLTLFQNRPETPAPNFAPPKPKVPASTHFDQALHVNLDSHPYLIDHSLLRQPAGWPHVSDMEPVIPMTMIFEQLAEIAEAEIPGTLVHKIMNVSVFQWMNVAKPFEKTVKGEWRSSNHAYLDIENFANAEVVLKSTSIPVPNFKLSIGDLLPIERTPEEIYDKHMFHGDAYQGITEVSAVGTKGIIGKIKGNGGKGSLLDNAGQLFGLWLQLTLTKDRIAFPVKIKDIEFFGNMHDQEGLFECTCMLTELNDEFAIADIMLKRDGKVWCMITGWQNRRLEIDAPLWNVSMSPLHNRLSEEIAPEVFFFHQAYTRVASWDFILKRYFNQTEKQHHQQLLPNKKKNWMVSRVAVKDAVRNLLRQQKNYACFPITFEISSDEAGKPYLISDFTEDIHVSLAHKGKEAVAIARHGSPVGIDMEIMEERSSGFYDLVFTDGELALLKGRDQAEWTTRFWVAKEAYGKFLGTGLKGNPKAYEVTRIQDDHLWINQIEIKTIKHKNYIIGWTL; this is encoded by the coding sequence ATGAAAAAAACAGATGTTGCTGTAATTGGTCTGTCTTGTGTCTTCCCGGGGGCACAAGACGCCCAAACTTTTTGGCAAAATATCATCAATAAAGTAGATTCTACCGAGTTGGCTCCTGCTGACCGGATCGATCCGGTTCACTTTAGCGATGCTACCAGCCCGGTCGACCGTTTTTACTGTAAACGCGGCGGATTCATTCCTGATTATGAGTTTGATCCCACAGCATTTGGTATTTTACCATTAGCCGTGGAAGGAACAGAACCTGACCACTTATTAACCCTTGACCTGGTACAGAAAGCATTGGAAGATGCAGGCGTTTTTCAAAAGAAGATTTCACTTGAAAAAACAGGAATCATCATTGGTAAAGGAAACTATACAGGACCCGGAGCTACCCGTGCTATCGAAATTGTAAGGACCGGAGAACAGATTTCATCGTTACTCCAGGAATTATTACCGGAAGTTTCTTCAGCAGATATCGAAAAAGTGAAGTATGCTTTCCAGGAACGTAAAGGACGTTTTGCTGCCGATACTGCCATGGGATTAATTCCTAATCTTGTGGCTTCTTTGGTTGCCAACCGTTTCAACCTGGGAGGTGCAGCCTTCACTGTAGATGCTGCCTGCGCAAGTGCTTTACTTGCTGTAGACCATGCTGTGCAGGAACTTCATCGTGGCCGTTGTGATATGGTTATTGCAGGAGGTGTTCACACGGGACAGAATGCTGCTTTCTGGAGTATTTTTGCCCAGCTGGGAGCGATGTCTCGTCAACAGCAGATCAAGCCGTTCAGCATGGATGCCGATGGATTATTAATCGGAGAAGGCTGTGGCTTCGTAGTTTTAAAACGATTAGAAGACGCTGTTCGCGACCAGGATAAAATCTATGCCGTAATTAAAGGCGTGGGCATCAGCAGCGACGGTAATGGAACCAGTGTGATGAGCCCATCCGTAAAAGGCCAGCTGAAAGCCCTGGAACAAGCCTGGCACAATGCTGATCTCGATGAAAAAAAGATTGGTTATCTTGAAGCTCATGGTACCGGAACACCACTCGGAGATAAAACAGAACTTCAGACCCTCGCACAGTTTTTCGGTAAAGAAGAAACAGCACAGGCTGCGGGTATAGGGTCTGTAAAATCCAATATAGGACATGCTATGCCTGCAGCAGGTATTGCAGGTTTAATCAAAACCTGTCTGGCTCTGCATCACGATATTTTACCGCCAACCTTATACTGTGAAAATCCAATCGCTGATATGCAACAAACCCGGTTTGCTCCCGTACAGGAAGCAAAAAATTGGTCGAAAACCGGTCTGCCCAAAGTAGCGGCTGTAAATGCTTTTGGATTTGGCGGTATTAATGCACATGTCGTTCTCGAAGGATATGACATGCCCAAAAAAGATCCTGTATTGCTCCTGGCCAGAGCAACACGTGAAGAGCTGCTTTCCGCTTTACAAAATAACGAAACTACAATAGGTGAAGGGAACTATCGAATTGCATTATTCGACCCTACCCCTGAAAGAATAGAAAAAGCGATCAAGATCGTATCCAAGAATAATTCCTGGCGTAATAAACAGGATATCTGGTATACCTCAACTCCTTTACTTCAGGATGGTGGCAAAATAGCCTTTGTCTTTCCCGGACTAGACGGTCTGGCTAAAGGTGAAGTTGACAGTGTCAGCCGTTACTTTGGACTAACGGAACCCATAGAAACTGAAGGTGAAGGCCTGTTAACTGACGCACTAGGTGTGTTTAACAAATGCTGTATTCTTGATCATTCATTGAAAAAACTGGGAATTGTACCGGATATGAATGCCGGACATAGCTTAGGGGAATGGCTTGCGGGTTATTCTTCTGAACTGGCAGAAGCCAACTCTGTTAAGGCATTGATCGATGTGCTTCATCCTGAAACATTTGAATTAAAGGATTCCAAATTCATTGCAATCGGGACTGGTATTGATACCATTACTCCGCTTATTGGTCAAATTCCTAACCTGTATGTTTCAAATGACAATTGCCCTAATCAGGTTATACTTTGTGGTAGTAATGCAGCGTTGGATGAATTGGTACCGTTGTTGAAATCAAAACAGATATTTCATCAGGTTCTCCCTTTCCAATCTGGTTTTCACTCTCCTTTTATAGCAGATCAACTCGATGTTATCTTAGCGGGAATGGAAAAAGCACAGTTTCAGCAGACAAAGATTCCATTATGGTCTGCCACTACCCTTGCACCCTATCCTGCTGATCAGGATGCTATCAGAAAGCTAAGCGCTGAACATCTGGTTCAGCCTGTCCGCTTCCGTGAGCTGACCGATAAGCTTTATGAAGAAGGGGCAAGATTTTTTATCCAGGTAGGTACCGGCGGATTGATTGGATTTATCGACGATACTCTAAAAGGGAAAGCGTTCAGCACGATTGCTTCCAGTACGCCTACCCGATCTGCATTGGCTCAGCTACAAAGAGTAGTCGCTGCATTATTCGTGGAGGGTAAAATGACAGCACTTGATTTTTTAAATCTGCACAGTTCTTCCAAAAAACCTTCAGGCAAAGGAATTAAACTGCAGCTGGGCTCACCCATTGTCCGTGATTTCAAAGAAATAAAGTCTTTAACACCTTCTTTTGATGCATCAAGGAAAAACAAAGTTTCTGCAACTGTTGCAAAAACAGGACATCCCCTTGTACAGGCATTTCAGGAGAATATAGAAGATATGATCCGTATGCAGGAAGAAGTACTGACGTTATTCCAAAATCGTCCGGAAACCCCTGCTCCAAACTTTGCACCGCCAAAACCTAAAGTACCTGCTAGCACTCATTTCGATCAAGCTCTTCATGTCAATCTGGACAGCCATCCTTATCTGATCGATCATAGTCTTTTGAGACAGCCGGCAGGCTGGCCTCATGTTTCAGATATGGAACCGGTTATTCCTATGACCATGATTTTTGAGCAGCTGGCTGAAATCGCAGAAGCTGAAATACCAGGAACATTGGTGCATAAAATCATGAATGTAAGTGTATTCCAATGGATGAATGTTGCCAAGCCATTTGAAAAAACAGTAAAAGGAGAATGGCGGTCATCCAATCATGCTTATCTGGATATCGAGAATTTCGCTAATGCAGAAGTAGTATTGAAATCAACTTCTATTCCTGTCCCTAACTTTAAACTATCTATTGGCGACCTCTTACCTATCGAACGAACTCCTGAAGAAATCTATGATAAACATATGTTCCATGGAGATGCCTATCAGGGAATTACTGAGGTATCGGCAGTAGGAACTAAAGGTATTATTGGAAAAATCAAAGGAAACGGAGGAAAAGGCTCTTTACTCGATAATGCAGGACAATTATTCGGACTTTGGTTACAGTTGACTTTAACGAAAGACCGTATTGCGTTCCCTGTTAAAATCAAGGACATCGAATTCTTTGGAAATATGCATGACCAGGAAGGTCTTTTTGAATGCACCTGTATGCTTACTGAACTCAATGATGAGTTTGCCATAGCAGACATTATGCTCAAAAGAGACGGAAAGGTATGGTGTATGATCACTGGATGGCAAAACAGGAGATTAGAAATTGACGCTCCATTATGGAATGTTTCTATGTCACCTTTGCATAACCGTCTTTCAGAAGAAATTGCCCCTGAGGTATTCTTCTTTCACCAGGCTTATACCAGAGTGGCTTCATGGGATTTTATCCTCAAACGCTATTTCAACCAAACTGAAAAGCAACACCACCAGCAATTGCTACCAAACAAGAAAAAAAACTGGATGGTCAGCCGTGTAGCGGTAAAAGATGCCGTTCGGAATCTTCTTCGTCAGCAAAAAAATTATGCCTGCTTCCCGATCACCTTTGAAATAAGTTCAGATGAAGCCGGTAAACCTTACCTCATCAGTGATTTCACCGAAGATATCCATGTATCATTAGCCCACAAAGGAAAAGAAGCCGTTGCTATTGCACGCCATGGCAGTCCCGTAGGCATTGATATGGAAATTATGGAAGAACGCAGTTCCGGATTTTATGACCTGGTATTTACTGATGGTGAACTGGCATTACTGAAAGGCAGAGATCAGGCTGAATGGACCACCCGCTTCTGGGTAGCCAAAGAGGCCTATGGAAAGTTCCTGGGAACAGGACTGAAAGGTAACCCGAAAGCATACGAAGTTACCCGCATACAGGATGATCATTTGTGGATCAACCAAATTGAAATTAAAACCATAAAACATAAAAATTATATAATAGGATGGACACTCTAA